GCCGCATGGACCGCATCTCCGACGCCAGCGCCGAGGAGGCGGTGCTCCTCCGCGTGCTCCAGGtgctcgccgccctcctccgcgcccgcgccgcgccgctgctgTCCGACAGCTCCGTCTGCACCGCCGTCAACACGTGCTTCCAGATCGTGCAGcacgccgccggcagccgcggCAGCGAGCTCCTGCAGCGCACGGCGCGCCACTGCATGCACGAGATCCTGCAGTCCGTGTTCGCGCGGCTGCCCGACATCCACGACGactccgccggcgacgccgacggcgacgttgcggccggggccggcgcgTCGTCGGGCGCCGGGTTCGGCGCGCGGTGCATGGTGGACGTGTTCAACTtcctctgctcgctgctgcagAACGCGTCGGACATGGTGATCACCGCCGACGGGCAGGGCGCCTTCACGTCGGAGGAGGACGTGATGCTCTTCTCGCTCGTGCTCGTCAACTCCGccgtcgagctcggcggcgaggcCATCGGCAAGCACGCCAAGCTCCTGCGACTCATCCAGGACGACCTCTTCTACCACCTGATTAGCTACGCCACCGAGTACAGCCCGCTGGTCCTCTCCATGATCTGCAGCACGGCTCTGAACCTCTACCACTTCTTGCGCCGGTGAGCCACCTATGCTAGTTAATTATTCTCTTCAATTTAGCGAAAGTGGATGATTAGTGCAAAGAACATCCAATTCGAATATGGAATATGAATGTAAGAAAACAAAATTTAGTGGTAGCTATAAAAAAACCTTGAAAGAAATGCATACTTCTTTTTCTGAGCAACATTTTTCTGGTTAACTAATTTATTTTCAACAAGTTAACAACTCGTTACACCTGTTGGGCATTTAGAATAATCCAACAACCCAATTATTAATACAACATATTATGGCATGGCCACTGAATATGTTGGGGAAAACTAAAATTTAAATTCTCATCACATTGTTTTATAGGGAAACACTTGAAGTTTAGTGATTCATATTTGTACTTTAGTTGTGATGAGTATGAAGTAACAAATGTTCATATGTTAATAGACCTCTTAAACATTATGTTAAAATATATTGAGAAATGATGGTCTAAGAAAATTAGAGTGTCGTACGCTAGTAGTTACACAGAAACACTCACGTATATGAGCATGCTTGTTTGCCCCTAATTTTTGCCCAGCCAAAATCAAGGCTCGCCAAAATAAGAGTAAGAAATTTAGGTATTCACTTGGTTAAGTGTTAAAATATGATAACTATACTTTTTCCTTTAAAAAGTTTCTAGTATCTAGTTATGGATTTGGCTAATCCTTGGTAATGAACTAACTGATAGCCAAACTTTTTAGGCATAACTTGAATTCTGTTAGGCAAATATTGGAATCCAATCAATCATGCTCTACATGCACATATTCTTTCTCTACGTGCACATTTCAGATATTGAGTCGGTAGATTTTGAGATTGACAAAATCACAATAAGCTAGTGTTTTATGTCTTAGAATACAAGTTAAGCTCTTAAGTCCGAAATAGCTAATAGTAAAGCAAAATGAGACTATAGCAAGCTATAGATCGTATATCATTGCGAATAGTTGAACCATCCTCCGTATAGAGTGCTTTAGAACCGTGGGAAATAATTTTATATAGAATCCTCAACTGCGTAAGATATAAATAGTGTATTTTCTAGAAAACATACCATCAGCCCACCGAAATTGCTACACGAAAACTTGGTCAAATAAAACATGTTGACATCAGAATCCCCCATTTATACTCTGATCTGCTCTGCCCCACCAGGCATCTGAAGCTTCAGCTGGAGGCCTTCTTCATGTTCGTGCTACTGAAAGTGTGCGGCGGCGCCAACGGTCCGCAGCTGCAGGAAGTTGCCGTGGAGGGTCTcatcagcttcatccgccagcCGACGTTCGTGATCGAGATGTACGTGAACTACGATTGCGACCCGCTGCTTCGCAACGTGTTCGAGGAGGTCGGCAAGCTTCTGTGCAAGGCGGCGTTCCCGTCGTCACCGGGCCCGATGACGGCGGTGCAGCTGCAGGCCTTCGAGGGCCTGGTCAACATGATCACCACCATCGCCGACAACGTCGAGGTCGACAAGGCCCCCGACACCGACGCCTACGCCGTCGAGGTCTCCGAGTTCCGCCTCTTCTGGACCGAGCGCTGGGACCcctccaccggcgccggcgccgcggccggcaaCGGCGAGCGCGAGACGTGGGTGGACTTCGTGCGCAAGCGCAAGCTCCggaagaagaaggcggcgaTCGCGGCGAACCACTACAACCGCGACCAGAAGAAGGGCGTGGAGTACCTGAAGCTGTGCCACCTTATCCCCACCCCGCCGGAGCCCCGGAGCATGGCCTACTTCCTCCGCTACTCGCCAGGGCTTGACAAGAACAAGATCGGCGAGTTCCTCGGCGACCCCGACGATTTCAACCTCAAGGTCCTCAAGGAGTTCACCGAGACCTTCGACTTCACCGGCGCCATCCTCGACACCGCCCTCCGCACCTACCTCGAGACCTTCCGGCTCCCAGGCGAGTCCCAGAAGATCCAGCGCATCCTCGAGGCCTTCTCGGAGCGTTTCTTCGAGCAGCAGACGACCGGGGTCTTCGCCACCAAGGACGCCGCCTTCATCCTCTGCTACTCGCTCATCATGCTCAACACCGACCTGCACAACCCgcaggtgaagaagaagatgtccGAGGAGGATTTCATCCGGAACAACCGCGCCATCAACGACAAGAAGGATCTCCCCAGGGAGTATTTGTCGGAGCTGTTCCACTCTATCTCCTCCAACGCCATCACCGTGTTCAgctcgagcgcggcggcggcggcggagatgacGGCGAGCCGGTGGGCCGACCTGGTGCGGCGGTCCCGCGCCATGGAGCCCTTCACGCCGTGCGACTTCCGGCACAAGCTGAGCCGGGAGGTGTTCGTGGCCGTGTCGGGCCCCGCCGTGGCAGCGCTGGCGGCGGTCTTCGACAGCGCTGACGACGAGGAGACGCTGAGCCAGTGCGTGGAGGGGCTCGTGTCGGTGGCGCGCGTGGCGAGGTACGGGCTCGGGGACGTGCTGGACGAGCTGCTCTGCTGCCTCTGCAAGTTCACCACGCTGCTCAACCCCTACGCCACCACGGAGGAGACGCTCTTCACCTTCAGCAACGAGCTCAAGCCCAGGATGGCCACGCTCGCGCTCTTCACCATCGCCAACAGGTTTGGGGAGTCGGTCAGGGGCGCCTGGAAGAACGTCGTCGACTgcctgctcaagctcaagaggctCAAGCTGCTGCCGCCGTCCGTCATCgacccgggcggcggcgggtctgcggtggcggagcggccggcggggcacAGGCACAGGGCGTCCGTCTCGGACGCCGGTGGCGGGGTCATCTTCCCCCCGACGCACAAGGGCGCCGGGACAAGCCGCCATGTGTCCGGCATGATAGGGCGGTTCTCGCAGTTCCTGTCactggacggcggcggcggcagcgagtcGCTGCTCACCGTCGGCAGCGAGTTCGAGAACAACCTCAAGATCGTGCAGCAGTGCCAGGCGGGGAGGATCTTCACGGAGAGCGCTAAGCTGCCCGACGAGGCGCTGCAAAACCTGGGGCGGGCGCTCgtcttcgccgccggcggcaaggGCCAGAAGTTCAGCACGCCCGTCGAGGAGGATGAGACCGTCGGCTTCTGCTGGGACCTCCTGGCGCTCCTGGCGTCGGCGAACCTCCACCGCCTTGCCACCttcctgccgccgctcctcgacTGCTTCGCCGCCGTCTCGCAGCTGCCGCTCTTCTCGCCGTGCCCGTTCGCCGAGAAGGCCATTGTCGCGCTCTTCCGCGTCGCCGTGCGCCTGCtatcggcgccgccgcagccaccgaagcccggcgccgccgacggccgcgTCGCCGAGGAGCTCGTGTTCAAGTCCATCAACATGATGTGGAAGCTGGACAAGGAGATCCTCGACACCTGCTGCGAGGGCATCTCGGAGAGCGTCGTGAGGCTGCTCACGGAGCACGCCGGCGGCGTGCAGACGCCGCTGGGGTGGAAGACGCTGCTCCACCTGCTCACCGTCACCGGCCGCCACCCGGAGACGTTTGACCAGTCCGTGGCGGCGATGATCAAGGTTATGAGCGACGACGGCGCGCACGTCACACGCTTCAACTACGCCGCCGTCATCGAGGCCGCCTTCGGGTTCGCCGCGCTCAAGATCAGCCCGCTCGACGTGAGCACCAAGATCCTCGAGCTCATGGCCGAGTCCGTCAACTGGCTCGTCCAGTGGCACAAGTCTGGCTACTCCGACCCCGGGAACAGCGCCGgcttcagcggcggcggcggctcctcgtcgtcgtccgccaCGTCGGTGGACGCGGCGGATGCGTCGCGGATGGGTAACCTGGCGACCAACATGTTCATCAAGCTCGCGGAGGCGCTGCGCAAGACGAGCCTGGTCCGGCGCGAGGAGATCCGGTGCCAGGCCGTGTTCGAGCTCGGGCGCGCCttcaacctcgccgccgccggtgacctCGACTTCGGCCCGGGTGGGTGCCTGGCCTGCTTCAACCTCGTCATCTTCGCCATGGTGGACGACCTGACGGAGAAGACGCTCGAGTACTcgcggcgggagggcgcggaGCGGGAGACGCGGAGCATGGAAGGcacgctggccgccgccgccgagctgctCGCGGACGTgttcgtgctgctgctgccgatgCTGGCGCAGGCGCCGGGGTTCCGGACCTTCTGGCTCGGCGTGCTACGGCGGATGGACACGTGCATCAAGTGCGACCTCGCCGCGGGCGGAGGCGCCGGGCTGATGCAGGAGCTCGTGCCTCGGATGCTCAAGCGGATGATCATGGAGATGAAGGCCAAGGAGGTGCTTGTGCCGAGGGAAGGCGACGAGCTCTGGGAGATCACATACATCCAGATCCAGTGGATCGCGCCGGCCGCCAAGGAAGAGCTGTTCCCCGAGTAACATGCGTCAGCTCGAATCCTCAGTTCAAAGAAACGACCAGTGACAGTGATTTTTGTTCATGGCTATTTGAGTAGGAAATCAGAAGAGAGGGATTTAGATGCAAATATTAGCAGCATTAAGTCTAATTTGTGATACGGGATTTCTATAGTAAAACTACATAGCGCGATTTCTGGATTTGTCATGGATTTCACTGATTTTATTCAAGCTACAGCAATAATGTTCCCACGAACATTTGGAATTTTTGGCGCCCGTGACAACACACGAGCAAAAAACCTAGGTAGCTTTTGGTTGGAACTCTGTAAATGGAAATGGTAACGTTACCAGAATACGGAGCAAAGGGAATGGTAACGAGTGAAagcgcttttttttttctggagcaCGTAACGGTAACGGAGTAGTCGACCACAGCAGTGTCGTATCGTTTTTTTATTACAGAGTAGGATGAGGGGAATCAGGTTTGCACTAGACTGGGATCTGATAACACTGTTAATCGATTACGGACTGTTGAAAACAAACGGCAGTCACTGCTAGAAAATTCACGTGTAGTACCAGTAGGTAAGGATGGTAACGGGGTGGGTTCGGATCGGGTGGAGTGATTAGGCACCCAAAATCGAAACCCGAACTTGAAACCCAAATCCGAACCGAAAACCGATTCAGGTGAAAATCCATCCCCGAAATCGAAACCCGCGGATACCCGAAACCCGACGGATTAACCGAAACTTGAAAATATACAAGCCAATTGATAATTTAGAATTGAGAATATGAGGTTACACATAACGTTAATTTAAACAATAACTCAATATAATGAGTAGCACTAAAGAAATAACATACAAGCCAATTGATAACTCAAACGGAGCTAACATTGGAAGACGGACATATACTGTATAAAAGGAAAAGATAAGATctcagaaggaaaaaaataaggGATAACAACAGAATCATGGACTCAACTTAAACTGGAACTACACAATCTCTGCAGGTAGAAGTTTGCCACCAAAATGCTGCAAAAACCCTTTTACAAAATTAAATGCTGACAGGTGACAGGTGAAATTAAGGGGAGCTCTTTTAGCTAATGTTAGCCTGATAGCACAAGACCATCACAAAGCATGTTGCCATTTCTTTGGATCATTGCAGCAGATATAACCAAGCATGGAAAATTGCAAGATAATTTTCAGCTGAATCTGTTATACCACAATTGTCTAATATTCCATTATGTCATAGTTCTGACAAAAAGTACCAAAACAAGTTGAGTCATATGGACCAACAACACATATCGCTCTAAGAGACCAATTACTTGTTCTTCCCGGACTTCTTACCCCTGCCGTAGCGCCAGCAGCACTGACCTGCGGGCAGGGTgctgggacggcggcggggcacgGCCTCTTTACGAGACGGTGCACGGCGACGGAGCCTCGTGGTCGCGGGACGGCGCACGGCAGCGGGGATCGCACTCGCGGGCAGCGGGACGCGTGCGGGAGAGGCGAGGCCATGCGGGACCGCCGACGGGTGATGGCGGCGGGGTGTGGCATGCGGGGGTTGCGGGTGCCTGGACGCCTGGGTGGGTGTATGTTGCCATTATATAGCTagggttcctaatgggcctttAGTGGGTGAATTATTTCAGACCTCCGATGGAGCTCCATGGGTGATTTTAAAAACCCACCCCAAACCCGCGGTATTTCGGGTATCCGAATCTGAAAAACCGTGGGTGAAAACCAGGAACCGAAACTGAAACCCGCGAACCCAAAACCCGTGGATATCCGCCCCGAAACCGATCCTCTACCATCCCTACCAGTA
This sequence is a window from Setaria italica strain Yugu1 chromosome III, Setaria_italica_v2.0, whole genome shotgun sequence. Protein-coding genes within it:
- the LOC101767181 gene encoding ARF guanine-nucleotide exchange factor GNL2; the encoded protein is MARTAADDDDDGPPPAYAAQRGPRRDPRLKDLGISCMLNTEVAALLAVIRRRPDPYSYLPPAVAAAEEATFAGLISSLKTLRGLLFQPRHGAWRCSDPSTYLTPFLDVVQSDEAPPAATGVALSSVLKILRIDVFDECSPGARDAVHAILAALTSCRMDRISDASAEEAVLLRVLQVLAALLRARAAPLLSDSSVCTAVNTCFQIVQHAAGSRGSELLQRTARHCMHEILQSVFARLPDIHDDSAGDADGDVAAGAGASSGAGFGARCMVDVFNFLCSLLQNASDMVITADGQGAFTSEEDVMLFSLVLVNSAVELGGEAIGKHAKLLRLIQDDLFYHLISYATEYSPLVLSMICSTALNLYHFLRRHLKLQLEAFFMFVLLKVCGGANGPQLQEVAVEGLISFIRQPTFVIEMYVNYDCDPLLRNVFEEVGKLLCKAAFPSSPGPMTAVQLQAFEGLVNMITTIADNVEVDKAPDTDAYAVEVSEFRLFWTERWDPSTGAGAAAGNGERETWVDFVRKRKLRKKKAAIAANHYNRDQKKGVEYLKLCHLIPTPPEPRSMAYFLRYSPGLDKNKIGEFLGDPDDFNLKVLKEFTETFDFTGAILDTALRTYLETFRLPGESQKIQRILEAFSERFFEQQTTGVFATKDAAFILCYSLIMLNTDLHNPQVKKKMSEEDFIRNNRAINDKKDLPREYLSELFHSISSNAITVFSSSAAAAAEMTASRWADLVRRSRAMEPFTPCDFRHKLSREFLSLDGGGGSESLLTVGSEFENNLKIVQQCQAGRIFTESAKLPDEALQNLGRALVFAAGGKGQKFSTPVEEDETVGFCWDLLALLASANLHRLATFLPPLLDCFAAVSQLPLFSPCPFAEKAIVALFRVAVRLLSAPPQPPKPGAADGRVAEELVFKSINMMWKLDKEILDTCCEGISESVVRLLTEHAGGVQTPLGWKTLLHLLTVTGRHPETFDQSVAAMIKVMSDDGAHVTRFNYAAVIEAAFGFAALKISPLDVSTKILELMAESVNWLVQWHKSGYSDPGNSAGFSGGGGSSSSSATSVDAADASRMGNLATNMFIKLAEALRKTSLVRREEIRCQAVFELGRAFNLAAAGDLDFGPGGCLACFNLVIFAMVDDLTEKTLEYSRREGAERETRSMEGTLAAAAELLADVFVLLLPMLAQAPGFRTFWLGVLRRMDTCIKCDLAAGGGAGLMQELVPRMLKRMIMEMKAKEVLVPREGDELWEITYIQIQWIAPAAKEELFPE